In a single window of the Candidatus Nezhaarchaeales archaeon genome:
- a CDS encoding AIR synthase family protein — translation MTLISGKLHPDVLEKLVFTRLGVKDPRVLVGPKLGEDAAVIDMGDRVLVIHVDPITGAVKNVGWLAVNVSVNDVASRGAKPLWILISLFLREGASLEEAEAITTQINEAALQLGVSVVGGHTEVTPGLTRPIIVSVAVGEAPKNAYVTSSGARPGDAIVVTKGAAIEGTGILAYEFERELTVRLGEDVIERAKRYITMISVLKDAQIAISVRGVTAMHDATEGGVLGAIQEVAWASKVGVKVYEDRIPISPETKAICSLLGIDPLRTISSGTLIITVKPGKTEELVKQLNVNDVKASVVGEVTEPREGIKLYKSDGSVEDLLTPIREQLWTVMEKRLSIT, via the coding sequence TTGACCCTTATTAGCGGTAAGCTACATCCAGATGTCCTTGAGAAACTGGTTTTTACGCGGCTAGGTGTTAAGGATCCACGCGTACTCGTAGGGCCTAAGCTGGGTGAGGATGCAGCTGTAATCGATATGGGTGATAGGGTGCTCGTAATCCACGTAGACCCTATAACGGGCGCAGTTAAGAACGTTGGATGGTTAGCGGTAAACGTATCCGTAAACGACGTAGCCTCTAGAGGGGCAAAACCGCTTTGGATCCTCATATCCTTATTTCTAAGGGAGGGAGCAAGCCTAGAGGAGGCTGAGGCTATAACGACGCAGATTAATGAAGCCGCGCTTCAATTAGGCGTTTCAGTAGTTGGAGGACATACTGAGGTAACGCCGGGTTTAACACGGCCTATAATCGTCTCGGTGGCGGTAGGTGAAGCGCCGAAGAACGCCTACGTGACTTCTAGCGGAGCGAGACCGGGAGACGCCATAGTAGTTACTAAGGGAGCCGCTATTGAGGGGACGGGTATACTAGCATACGAGTTTGAAAGAGAGTTAACGGTTAGGCTCGGCGAAGACGTGATTGAGAGGGCTAAGCGGTACATTACGATGATAAGCGTGCTTAAGGACGCGCAAATAGCAATAAGCGTTAGAGGCGTAACGGCTATGCATGACGCAACCGAGGGCGGCGTACTAGGAGCTATTCAAGAGGTTGCGTGGGCATCCAAGGTAGGGGTTAAGGTCTACGAGGATCGGATCCCGATAAGCCCTGAGACCAAGGCTATATGCAGCCTTCTCGGCATAGACCCCCTTCGAACCATAAGCTCTGGAACACTGATAATAACGGTTAAACCGGGGAAAACTGAAGAACTCGTTAAACAGCTTAACGTTAACGACGTAAAGGCCTCCGTAGTAGGCGAGGTAACAGAGCCTAGAGAAGGAATTAAGCTATATAAGTCCGATGGAAGCGTTGAGGACCTCTTAACGCCGATCCGCGAGCAGCTATGGACCGTCATGGAAAAGAGGCTAAGCATAACTTAG
- a CDS encoding ATPase, T2SS/T4P/T4SS family, translating into MSTYLPDSSAFRSGAVARLIESGVIKGRILLHRSVLAEFEDRALGGDFSGLEAVKQARRAAESKGLTFTLYGGNGAEAATSVREAALTVNGVLVTSDYVAAKVAEALGVKVIYDRLKGRLKLEDFFEDDVMSVHLKEGLPPRVKRGAPGKWVFEVIGDWKLSKNDLEGIVEEVIERAKTFEEGFIESERPGSTIVQLGAYRIVITKPPFSDGLELTAVRPIVKLSLYDYRLPEKLLTRLEERAEGILIAGAPGMGKTTFAQALAEFYLSKNKVVKTIEAPRDLQLPADVTQYSKVAASSEEIHDILLLGRPDYTIFDEMRDTNDFKLYADLRLAGVGMVGVVHATTPIDAIQRFVGRVELGMIPSIIDTVIFIKDGNVEKVYAVETVIKVPYGIKEEDLARPVVVVKDFMTDEPEYEMYVFGEKTFVVPTRRHQQNDLIVKRAVENLVKRYTSEFKVEVYNGGVTVYVPRSVTHTVMKKCRKKLERAGRRMGINEVSIQPMDLERA; encoded by the coding sequence ATGAGTACGTACTTACCGGATTCATCGGCGTTTAGATCTGGAGCGGTAGCTAGGCTTATCGAGAGCGGGGTTATAAAGGGTAGGATCCTCCTGCATAGAAGCGTTCTAGCGGAGTTTGAGGATAGGGCTCTGGGAGGGGATTTCTCAGGGCTTGAAGCAGTTAAGCAGGCGCGTAGAGCTGCTGAGAGTAAGGGGTTAACGTTTACGCTTTACGGTGGTAATGGTGCTGAGGCTGCTACGAGTGTTAGGGAGGCCGCTTTAACCGTTAACGGCGTCCTAGTAACTAGCGACTACGTAGCGGCTAAGGTTGCTGAGGCCCTCGGCGTTAAGGTGATCTACGATAGGTTGAAGGGCAGGCTTAAGCTTGAAGACTTCTTTGAAGACGACGTAATGTCGGTACACTTAAAGGAGGGGCTACCTCCACGCGTTAAACGGGGAGCTCCTGGAAAATGGGTTTTCGAGGTTATAGGTGATTGGAAGCTCAGTAAGAACGACTTGGAAGGCATTGTTGAGGAGGTTATTGAGAGGGCTAAAACCTTTGAGGAGGGATTTATTGAAAGTGAAAGGCCTGGTTCAACCATAGTTCAGCTTGGCGCCTATAGGATCGTCATTACGAAGCCCCCCTTCTCCGATGGCTTAGAGTTAACGGCGGTTAGACCTATAGTTAAGTTAAGCCTATACGATTACCGACTACCTGAGAAGCTATTAACTAGGCTTGAAGAACGAGCTGAAGGCATACTTATAGCGGGAGCCCCAGGTATGGGTAAAACTACGTTTGCTCAGGCGTTAGCCGAGTTCTACCTATCCAAGAATAAGGTGGTTAAAACTATAGAGGCGCCCCGCGACTTACAGCTACCCGCGGATGTTACGCAGTACTCTAAAGTGGCTGCTTCATCCGAGGAGATCCACGACATCCTACTCCTCGGAAGGCCGGATTACACCATATTTGACGAGATGAGGGATACTAACGACTTTAAGCTATACGCTGATTTAAGGCTCGCCGGCGTCGGTATGGTTGGTGTTGTCCACGCCACTACGCCTATCGACGCTATACAGCGCTTCGTCGGCCGGGTTGAGCTTGGAATGATACCGAGCATTATAGATACGGTGATCTTCATAAAGGACGGTAACGTGGAAAAGGTTTACGCTGTAGAAACCGTTATCAAGGTTCCTTACGGCATTAAGGAGGAGGATTTAGCGCGGCCGGTAGTTGTCGTCAAGGACTTCATGACCGACGAGCCCGAATATGAGATGTACGTGTTCGGCGAGAAAACTTTCGTAGTTCCAACTAGGAGGCATCAGCAAAACGACTTAATAGTTAAACGGGCCGTAGAGAACCTAGTTAAAAGGTATACCTCGGAGTTTAAGGTTGAGGTTTACAATGGAGGAGTAACGGTCTACGTACCGCGTAGCGTAACCCACACCGTAATGAAGAAGTGCCGTAAGAAACTTGAGAGGGCTGGGAGACGTATGGGCATAAACGAGGTATCGATCCAACCGATGGACCTTGAGCGGGCCTAA
- a CDS encoding nucleotidyltransferase domain-containing protein: MLPREKLRRQAEDLLKKFVEDVERLKPRAILLFGSYARGDFTESSDIDVCVIAENLPSDELQRRTMKGLYSTPKVRAVGFYPEEFLDYLRSLRLFAYDVISEGIPIYDEGFLAEAKKTYEECLKRFKLVKEGKGWRWNVR; encoded by the coding sequence TTGTTACCAAGAGAAAAGCTTAGGAGGCAGGCTGAAGACCTGCTTAAAAAGTTCGTGGAGGATGTCGAAAGATTAAAGCCTAGAGCCATACTGCTTTTCGGCTCCTACGCGAGGGGGGACTTCACTGAGTCGAGCGATATCGACGTATGCGTTATAGCTGAAAACCTACCTAGCGACGAGCTTCAACGTCGAACCATGAAGGGCCTCTACTCAACCCCGAAGGTAAGGGCGGTAGGCTTTTACCCCGAGGAATTCCTCGATTACCTACGTAGCCTCCGCCTCTTCGCTTACGACGTTATCTCGGAAGGTATACCCATCTACGATGAAGGCTTTCTCGCCGAGGCTAAAAAAACGTACGAGGAGTGCCTAAAGAGGTTTAAACTGGTTAAGGAGGGTAAGGGCTGGCGGTGGAATGTTAGATGA
- a CDS encoding HEPN domain-containing protein has protein sequence MVAVLQPFVCPLRPHGPPSPPTVRDGALGVSRLRPPYLLFKSGIIAYLKLGEGLERALDLLEDAEDFLGAAKDLFKTKRWSKVCFNAQQSAELALKAALNSLGVERRGHDLCELLDELISYQFKELAKLKDKVKILDQYYIPTRYANAFYSGSAMKHYTETQAEQAISYAEEILKEMKGIVTKRKA, from the coding sequence ATGGTTGCCGTCTTACAACCATTCGTTTGTCCTTTAAGGCCTCATGGACCGCCTTCGCCGCCGACGGTAAGGGACGGTGCATTAGGGGTTTCACGGCTACGGCCTCCTTACCTATTGTTTAAATCCGGGATAATAGCCTACCTTAAATTGGGGGAGGGCTTGGAGAGGGCGTTAGACCTACTTGAAGATGCCGAGGACTTCCTCGGTGCGGCTAAGGACCTCTTTAAGACGAAGCGCTGGTCGAAGGTTTGCTTTAACGCTCAACAATCAGCCGAGCTAGCGTTAAAGGCGGCTTTAAACTCGCTTGGAGTAGAGAGGAGGGGGCATGACCTATGCGAGCTTCTAGACGAACTTATAAGCTACCAGTTTAAGGAGCTGGCTAAGCTTAAAGACAAGGTTAAGATCCTCGACCAATACTACATACCGACTAGGTACGCTAACGCTTTCTACAGCGGCTCAGCCATGAAACATTATACCGAGACTCAGGCCGAGCAAGCTATAAGTTACGCTGAAGAAATCCTTAAGGAGATGAAGGGTATTGTTACCAAGAGAAAAGCTTAG
- a CDS encoding rhomboid family intramembrane serine protease has product MAVGTFPLAAQRLKGLPAVTWLLTAVNVAVFVYLSLLNPDVSSQLIEKYGLTPYHILHGERIHTLISSMFMHVNLLHLLGNMLYLYVFGCSVETRLKSVRYLMLYLASGVLAGLIHVAVELWSAKPITIYDPLLKRRITVSTLLIPTIGASGAISGVLGAYLVLFPRSSISLLTFSFLWLPVVIRLPAVVFMFFWFLYQLWMGLISLSIGVFTGVAFWAHVGGFIAGLALTPIIAWGKRKRMVYRAGRWWYEIPVG; this is encoded by the coding sequence ATGGCAGTAGGAACGTTCCCTCTCGCCGCTCAAAGGTTGAAGGGTTTACCAGCGGTTACATGGCTACTAACGGCCGTTAACGTCGCGGTCTTCGTATACCTATCCCTCTTAAACCCCGACGTATCAAGCCAGTTAATAGAAAAGTATGGCTTAACCCCCTACCATATTTTACACGGCGAGCGCATTCATACGCTCATATCCTCCATGTTTATGCACGTTAATCTACTCCATCTACTCGGCAATATGCTATACCTATACGTTTTCGGGTGTAGCGTAGAAACGAGACTTAAAAGCGTTAGGTACCTCATGCTTTACTTAGCTTCAGGGGTTTTAGCGGGCCTCATACACGTAGCCGTTGAACTCTGGTCCGCTAAGCCAATAACTATCTACGACCCCCTCCTTAAACGTAGGATAACCGTAAGTACGCTGTTAATACCGACCATCGGGGCTTCCGGTGCTATTTCCGGGGTGCTAGGCGCCTACCTAGTATTATTCCCTAGATCCTCGATAAGCCTTCTAACCTTCTCATTCCTCTGGCTACCCGTGGTAATCCGTCTACCCGCAGTAGTATTCATGTTTTTCTGGTTCCTCTATCAGTTATGGATGGGTTTAATCAGCCTATCGATAGGCGTTTTCACCGGTGTAGCCTTCTGGGCCCACGTAGGTGGTTTTATAGCTGGTTTAGCGTTAACACCTATCATCGCTTGGGGGAAGCGTAAACGAATGGTATATCGCGCCGGTAGGTGGTGGTACGAGATACCGGTGGGATAA
- a CDS encoding ERCC4 domain-containing protein has translation MAYKQLSVRDYVVSSRICVERKTVQDLVSSIFDGSLFDQAARLKEAYELPVPIIEGSLSEAAALTSNSRVVWAR, from the coding sequence ATCGCATATAAACAGTTATCGGTTAGAGACTACGTGGTATCAAGTAGGATATGCGTTGAACGGAAGACCGTTCAGGACCTAGTCTCGTCGATATTCGACGGTAGTCTCTTCGACCAAGCTGCTAGGCTAAAGGAAGCCTACGAACTACCGGTACCAATTATTGAGGGTAGCTTAAGCGAGGCTGCCGCTCTAACCAGTAACTCGAGGGTAGTATGGGCGCGGTAG
- a CDS encoding DUF362 domain-containing protein, whose translation MSKVVVVKCYDAYAAVQLGLTELPLPRLRRVVVKPNLIIDKPAPVTTPVDLVEALARYYKDYEVIVAEGSGWCETWEAFKRLGYLKLADEGLAKLVDLNNDDYEVLEDPEALTLKRFKAPLTLKGAYIVSAAVLKEHSLTGVSLTLKNMLGATLGSGTAIAKKGRFHRRLDESIVDVNAYLKPSLAVIDAREACIGGELGGTVKRYGLIIFSEDQVAADAVGASILGFDPLSIRHLKLAQERGLGVADLKRIEIKALNLTD comes from the coding sequence ATGTCGAAGGTCGTAGTGGTTAAGTGCTACGACGCTTACGCCGCGGTTCAACTCGGTTTAACGGAGCTCCCCCTTCCAAGGCTTAGGAGGGTTGTGGTGAAACCGAACTTGATAATAGATAAACCGGCGCCAGTTACCACGCCCGTCGACTTAGTGGAAGCTTTAGCTAGATATTATAAGGACTATGAGGTTATAGTCGCCGAAGGATCCGGATGGTGTGAAACGTGGGAGGCCTTTAAACGGTTGGGGTACTTAAAGCTGGCCGACGAAGGGTTAGCGAAGCTCGTCGATTTAAACAACGACGACTACGAGGTTTTAGAGGACCCCGAAGCTTTAACCCTGAAAAGGTTTAAAGCCCCCCTAACGCTTAAAGGGGCCTACATAGTTTCAGCGGCCGTTTTAAAGGAACACTCATTAACAGGGGTATCATTAACGCTTAAAAACATGCTAGGAGCTACGCTAGGCTCCGGTACGGCTATAGCTAAGAAGGGGAGGTTTCATCGTAGGCTCGATGAAAGCATAGTGGACGTTAACGCCTACCTAAAGCCGAGCTTAGCAGTTATCGACGCTAGGGAGGCATGTATAGGAGGGGAGTTAGGAGGCACTGTTAAACGGTACGGGCTAATAATATTCTCGGAGGATCAAGTGGCAGCCGACGCCGTAGGCGCCAGTATACTAGGCTTCGATCCGCTATCCATAAGGCATTTAAAGCTAGCCCAAGAACGCGGATTAGGCGTAGCAGACCTTAAAAGGATAGAGATCAAGGCTCTAAATCTAACTGATTAA
- the feoB gene encoding ferrous iron transport protein B produces MLRIALAGNANVGKSTFFNQLTGLAQHVGNWPGKTVEKAEGTVRLDGYTVKLLDLPGTYSLSAYSEEELVAREYIAVERPDVVIDIVDATAFERNLYLTIHLIELGAPLVVALNFMDEAAKKGIEIDVKKLSKLLGVPVVPMVAASGKGVKEALVEAVKVATGEVKVKPLKIEYGKEVEDLVKRLEHEVSEKLPKSPYPARWIALKLLEKDEEVQRSVAKESQGEAILTLASLLAEELERLHGESSSVVIAAERYSLIGRITKEVQTIKAQPIITFSDKLDVLTSHRVYGYLVLIGVLAGVLTLVLTVGNYLGSLLEPILNLYLITGLEALMVEAAVLSPVKSIVLGLANGFTAGLVLVIPYIVPFYIALYLLEDAGYLPRAAFLMDSLMHKLGVHGKGFIPLILGYGCNVPACISCKIMETERERFILGFLVPLIPCAARTIVILTLVGKYIGIHIALLLYLFNLALVFAVGRMVNRLLPGEPVGLIMEVPPYRAPKPKVFLAKAAVRIKEFILIALPLLMVGSAVVELLATSGWLTVAEQLLHPPIKALFNLPKETIIPLVFGVLRKELAVAMLAEAAGTMNFIEVLTLKQMVVFTLLTMLYVPCVATIAALLHGYGARRTALIVATNLALGTTVGVAANLLLTVKPL; encoded by the coding sequence GTGTTAAGGATCGCTTTAGCCGGTAACGCTAACGTAGGTAAATCCACCTTCTTCAACCAGTTGACCGGGTTAGCGCAGCACGTAGGTAACTGGCCGGGTAAAACCGTTGAGAAGGCCGAGGGAACGGTAAGGCTTGACGGTTACACCGTAAAACTACTCGACCTCCCAGGAACCTACTCGCTATCAGCCTATAGCGAGGAGGAGTTGGTAGCGCGAGAATATATAGCCGTTGAGAGGCCTGACGTCGTAATAGATATCGTGGACGCTACCGCCTTCGAAAGGAACCTCTACTTAACCATCCACCTCATCGAGCTAGGCGCCCCACTCGTAGTAGCGCTTAACTTCATGGATGAAGCGGCTAAGAAGGGCATTGAAATCGACGTTAAGAAGCTATCGAAGCTCTTAGGCGTACCGGTAGTCCCAATGGTGGCCGCTAGCGGTAAAGGGGTTAAGGAGGCCCTCGTCGAGGCCGTTAAGGTAGCCACGGGTGAGGTTAAGGTTAAACCGTTGAAGATCGAGTACGGAAAGGAGGTTGAGGATCTAGTTAAAAGGCTTGAACACGAAGTATCCGAAAAACTACCGAAGTCCCCCTACCCTGCTAGGTGGATCGCTTTAAAGCTCCTTGAGAAGGATGAGGAGGTACAAAGAAGCGTCGCTAAGGAAAGCCAAGGCGAAGCGATATTAACCTTAGCTAGCCTACTAGCTGAAGAGCTTGAGAGGCTTCACGGTGAGTCCTCAAGCGTTGTAATAGCGGCTGAAAGGTATTCTTTAATCGGTAGGATAACTAAAGAGGTACAGACCATTAAGGCTCAGCCTATTATAACGTTCAGCGATAAACTCGACGTTTTAACTAGTCACCGCGTCTACGGCTACCTAGTGTTAATAGGTGTTCTAGCTGGCGTATTAACGCTAGTTTTAACGGTAGGTAACTACCTCGGATCCCTCCTTGAACCCATCCTTAACCTCTACTTAATCACCGGATTGGAGGCCTTAATGGTTGAAGCAGCGGTATTAAGCCCCGTGAAGTCGATAGTGCTAGGCTTAGCTAACGGTTTCACGGCCGGCCTCGTCCTCGTCATACCCTACATAGTTCCCTTCTACATAGCCCTCTACCTACTTGAGGACGCTGGCTACCTCCCTAGGGCCGCCTTCCTAATGGATAGCTTAATGCATAAGCTCGGGGTCCACGGTAAGGGCTTCATACCTTTAATACTCGGCTACGGCTGTAACGTACCAGCCTGTATAAGCTGTAAAATTATGGAGACCGAGAGGGAACGCTTCATACTCGGCTTCCTAGTACCGTTAATACCGTGCGCGGCTAGAACCATCGTCATACTAACGTTGGTAGGTAAGTATATAGGCATTCACATCGCCCTCCTCCTCTACCTATTCAACCTAGCTTTAGTATTCGCCGTTGGAAGGATGGTTAACAGGCTCCTACCAGGTGAACCAGTCGGTCTAATAATGGAGGTACCTCCCTATAGAGCTCCGAAGCCTAAGGTCTTCCTCGCTAAAGCAGCCGTGAGGATTAAGGAGTTTATACTCATAGCCCTACCCCTACTAATGGTTGGAAGCGCCGTAGTTGAACTCTTAGCTACCTCCGGCTGGCTAACCGTCGCCGAACAACTCCTCCACCCCCCGATAAAGGCGCTCTTCAACCTACCTAAGGAAACCATAATACCGTTGGTATTCGGAGTACTTAGGAAGGAGTTGGCCGTAGCGATGCTGGCTGAAGCGGCAGGGACGATGAACTTCATCGAAGTATTAACCCTTAAACAGATGGTCGTATTCACCTTGCTAACGATGCTATACGTACCTTGCGTAGCGACGATCGCAGCGCTACTCCACGGCTACGGCGCTAGGAGGACCGCGTTAATAGTGGCAACGAACCTAGCATTAGGTACCACCGTAGGCGTAGCTGCTAATCTACTTTTAACGGTTAAACCCCTTTAA
- a CDS encoding AbrB/MazE/SpoVT family DNA-binding domain-containing protein, with amino-acid sequence MEIMKVDEKGRVMIPKKLREQAKVKEGSYVKIKAGEKIITIEPLEPIADKYFGAFKITKWPEDLDEFIVEVMNKWWTRKAT; translated from the coding sequence ATGGAAATTATGAAAGTAGATGAGAAAGGCAGAGTTATGATTCCTAAAAAACTCCGAGAACAAGCTAAGGTGAAAGAAGGAAGCTACGTTAAGATAAAGGCTGGCGAGAAAATCATAACAATCGAACCCCTTGAACCCATAGCCGACAAATACTTTGGAGCCTTCAAAATAACAAAATGGCCAGAAGACCTAGACGAGTTCATAGTTGAGGTTATGAATAAATGGTGGACCCGGAAAGCTACGTAG
- a CDS encoding type II toxin-antitoxin system VapC family toxin, with protein MVDPESYVDINAFIYWLGNHPSFGKTACQWIKKIEKSARRKYVTSTLTIYQTLIIIAGLTGKNLKNQELVEEIVNSVKNLPGLTITPLTVEDVTQAAKLMKEYDLDYEDALHLATALRNKAREIVSNDKDFDRTPLKRKFE; from the coding sequence ATGGTGGACCCGGAAAGCTACGTAGACATAAACGCCTTCATATACTGGCTCGGCAACCACCCCAGCTTCGGCAAAACAGCCTGCCAATGGATAAAGAAAATCGAGAAATCAGCCCGGAGAAAATATGTAACGTCAACTCTAACAATATACCAAACGCTGATAATAATAGCAGGCTTAACAGGCAAAAACCTAAAGAACCAAGAATTAGTCGAAGAAATAGTGAACTCTGTGAAAAATCTTCCAGGTCTAACAATAACGCCTCTAACAGTAGAAGACGTAACTCAAGCGGCTAAACTTATGAAAGAATACGACCTAGACTACGAGGACGCATTACATCTAGCTACCGCACTAAGGAACAAGGCGAGAGAAATAGTTTCAAACGATAAGGATTTCGACAGAACACCGCTTAAAAGAAAATTTGAATAG
- a CDS encoding FeoA domain-containing protein — MRKEVVELLELVKELGPSFNLKEAARRLNVGDELVEEALREALSQGFVEKVEGGIKLTEKGLREVASHREDYVHGRLHVLPTFLRRVFEGKIADWRSHWHQAHQVDGEGLEALRRSLRNMDFRVEDTVPLTALRENDKGMVVLLVGGRGLTRRLAEMGLTPGVEVKVARRGAFRGPIEVEVRGTKLALGYGVAQRVFVKWAR, encoded by the coding sequence ATGCGTAAGGAAGTAGTAGAGCTCCTCGAGCTCGTTAAGGAGCTAGGTCCAAGCTTCAACCTTAAGGAGGCCGCTCGTAGGTTGAACGTAGGCGATGAGCTCGTTGAAGAAGCCCTACGCGAAGCCCTAAGTCAGGGGTTCGTCGAAAAGGTTGAAGGAGGCATTAAACTTACCGAGAAAGGGTTAAGGGAGGTAGCTTCGCACCGTGAAGACTACGTTCATGGCAGGCTCCACGTCCTCCCAACCTTCCTAAGAAGGGTTTTCGAGGGTAAAATAGCGGATTGGAGGTCCCATTGGCATCAAGCCCACCAAGTTGACGGTGAAGGACTCGAAGCGTTAAGGCGAAGCCTAAGGAACATGGACTTCAGGGTTGAAGATACCGTACCGCTTACAGCTCTACGGGAGAACGATAAGGGGATGGTAGTATTACTCGTAGGCGGTAGAGGCTTAACGCGGAGGCTCGCTGAGATGGGTTTAACACCGGGCGTCGAAGTTAAGGTGGCTAGGAGAGGTGCTTTCCGAGGCCCCATAGAGGTTGAGGTTAGGGGTACTAAGCTGGCTTTAGGCTATGGTGTGGCTCAAAGGGTTTTCGTTAAATGGGCGAGGTGA
- a CDS encoding Lrp/AsnC ligand binding domain-containing protein — protein MVKACIAIKAVPTKVDSILKELNGLKEVKKAYNVYGRFDIVALIEAADNRAIAELSGKINSMDGVRSTETFVEA, from the coding sequence ATGGTTAAAGCTTGTATAGCTATTAAGGCCGTACCGACCAAGGTGGACTCGATACTGAAGGAGCTTAACGGATTAAAGGAGGTTAAGAAGGCCTACAACGTCTACGGTAGGTTCGATATAGTAGCCCTCATAGAGGCCGCGGATAATAGGGCGATAGCCGAGCTATCCGGTAAAATAAACTCCATGGACGGTGTGAGGAGCACCGAAACCTTCGTGGAAGCCTAA
- a CDS encoding Lrp/AsnC ligand binding domain-containing protein, which produces MIRACMLIRCARGRFMEIAERVKQFKEVKDAFTVLGRYDVVADLEAEDFKSLGNAVLRIGKLSGVVFTETLVEIQA; this is translated from the coding sequence ATGATTAGAGCCTGTATGCTGATTAGGTGTGCTAGAGGCCGCTTCATGGAGATAGCTGAACGGGTTAAACAGTTTAAGGAGGTTAAGGACGCTTTCACAGTGCTAGGCAGGTACGACGTGGTAGCGGATTTAGAGGCTGAGGACTTTAAGTCGCTAGGTAACGCCGTGCTAAGAATAGGTAAGTTAAGCGGCGTCGTATTTACAGAGACCCTTGTCGAGATTCAGGCTTGA
- a CDS encoding metal-dependent transcriptional regulator produces MLQVSQTVEEYLEAVYKLSERFGSARTSDIASELKVSLGTVTNTVKYLERLGLVVHEPYRGVKLTEKGLKIAFNVIRRHRIIERFLTDVLRMDWVAAHEHACKLEHGLTEAVAKPLESLLNKPKTCPHGNPIPSEDGSIREMRDVKLFSLNEGDSGIVTRIVDEKPDLLRLLSSLGITPGSLVKLKRKTSRGDRLTVEVARSDYEVAKDVAAKVYVEKTGF; encoded by the coding sequence ATGCTTCAAGTATCGCAAACGGTCGAAGAGTACTTAGAAGCCGTTTACAAGCTTTCAGAGAGGTTCGGCTCCGCTAGGACCAGCGATATAGCCTCCGAACTTAAGGTTTCGTTAGGCACGGTTACGAACACCGTTAAATACCTTGAAAGACTGGGCCTCGTAGTCCATGAGCCCTACCGAGGGGTTAAATTAACTGAGAAGGGGTTAAAGATAGCGTTTAACGTTATTAGGAGGCATAGGATTATTGAACGCTTCCTAACCGACGTACTACGTATGGATTGGGTGGCAGCTCACGAACATGCCTGTAAGCTTGAACACGGATTAACCGAAGCGGTAGCCAAACCTCTCGAAAGCCTCCTAAACAAGCCTAAAACCTGCCCCCACGGTAACCCCATACCTAGCGAGGATGGAAGCATTCGTGAAATGAGGGACGTAAAACTATTCAGCTTAAACGAAGGGGACTCGGGTATAGTGACTCGTATAGTCGATGAAAAGCCCGACTTACTACGCCTCCTATCCTCACTAGGTATAACGCCGGGAAGCCTAGTAAAGCTTAAACGTAAAACCTCGCGGGGCGACCGATTAACCGTGGAGGTAGCTAGAAGCGATTACGAGGTAGCTAAGGACGTAGCTGCGAAGGTATACGTTGAGAAAACCGGGTTCTGA